In one window of Pirellulales bacterium DNA:
- the argJ gene encoding bifunctional glutamate N-acetyltransferase/amino-acid acetyltransferase ArgJ → MPPCLPRGYRVAGVHCTIKTNPEKQDLSLIVSDLPATAAGVYTQNLVFAAPVGLDRKRTPSDAIRAVVVNSGNANACTGERGERDAQQMATWAAEACGAQPEQALVLSTGIIGVFLPMEKIATGIKAATAQLASDEASLVAAARGMLTTDTTHKLAGRTLNFDGRTVHLTGMAKGAAMIGPRMATMLGLVLTDAAIAPADAQRLLNATVEESFNCISVDGHMSTNDTVLLLANGAAGGPPLSGAQLAEFGRALHELCVDLARAIPIDGEGATHLVTVEISGAATVESARQIAKTVAESLLVQTAIAGADPNWGRIVSAAGYAGVPFRPELVGLRVNG, encoded by the coding sequence ATGCCCCCTTGTCTTCCACGTGGCTATCGTGTCGCGGGCGTACACTGCACGATCAAGACCAACCCCGAGAAGCAGGATCTATCGCTGATCGTGTCCGACCTGCCCGCCACGGCAGCCGGCGTCTACACGCAAAACCTGGTGTTCGCGGCGCCCGTGGGCCTCGATCGAAAACGGACACCCAGCGACGCGATTCGCGCGGTGGTCGTCAACTCGGGCAATGCCAACGCTTGCACTGGCGAACGCGGCGAACGCGACGCGCAGCAAATGGCGACCTGGGCGGCCGAAGCATGCGGTGCGCAACCGGAACAGGCGCTAGTGCTGTCGACGGGAATCATCGGCGTGTTTCTGCCGATGGAAAAAATCGCCACCGGGATCAAGGCAGCGACCGCGCAACTCGCTAGCGATGAAGCGTCGCTTGTCGCCGCGGCCCGTGGCATGCTCACCACCGACACCACGCACAAGCTGGCCGGCCGCACGCTCAATTTCGACGGCCGCACCGTACACCTCACGGGAATGGCAAAAGGCGCTGCCATGATCGGGCCACGCATGGCCACGATGTTGGGGCTCGTTCTGACCGATGCGGCGATCGCGCCGGCCGATGCTCAGCGGCTGTTGAACGCAACCGTGGAAGAAAGCTTCAATTGCATCAGCGTCGACGGTCACATGAGCACCAACGACACCGTGTTGTTGCTCGCCAACGGCGCCGCCGGAGGTCCTCCCTTGAGTGGAGCGCAGTTGGCCGAGTTCGGCCGGGCGCTCCATGAATTATGTGTCGACCTGGCCAGGGCGATTCCGATCGATGGCGAAGGAGCCACGCATCTGGTCACCGTCGAAATCTCGGGCGCCGCCACCGTCGAATCGGCTCGTCAAATCGCCAAGACCGTCGCGGAAAGCCTGTTGGTACAGACTGCCATCGCGGGCGCGGACCCCAACTGGGGCCGCATCGTCTCGGCAGCCGGATACGCCGGCGTTCCCTTCCGGCCCGAGCTGGTCGGCCTGCGCGTCAATGGCG
- the argC gene encoding N-acetyl-gamma-glutamyl-phosphate reductase, whose protein sequence is MSQNHMTRVAILGATGYSALELIKLLLRHPQANITAVTSRQEGNPPISTVHPSLVKRLDLPLEDLGPKEVAARAECVFSCLPHGVTSGLVPELLAGGARVIDFSADYRLRDPKVFAKWYGEEHGDPDRLATAVYGLPELFRSSIKKATLIANPGCYPTSAILALAPLLKAGVIEKEDILIDSKSGVSGAGRTPKLTTLFPECNESVSAYNIGRHRHTPEIEQILSTASGQPIEVIFTPHLIPMDRGILTTAYSKPRSGVTEEKILDTLREFYAAEPFVRVVDHLPGTKDTVDTNYCDITARIVRGRVITISVLDNLIKGAAGAAVQNFNLLYGYPEHTAL, encoded by the coding sequence ATCAGTCAAAATCATATGACGCGTGTCGCCATTCTCGGTGCTACCGGCTATTCGGCTTTAGAATTGATCAAGCTGCTACTGCGCCACCCGCAGGCCAACATAACGGCCGTCACCAGCCGGCAAGAAGGTAATCCGCCGATTTCGACGGTGCATCCGTCGCTGGTCAAGCGGCTCGATCTGCCGCTCGAGGATCTCGGACCGAAAGAGGTCGCTGCCCGAGCCGAATGCGTCTTTAGCTGCCTTCCGCACGGTGTGACCTCGGGACTGGTCCCGGAACTGCTCGCTGGTGGCGCCCGGGTGATCGATTTCAGCGCCGACTACCGGCTGCGCGATCCTAAAGTTTTTGCGAAATGGTATGGCGAAGAACACGGAGATCCGGATCGCCTGGCGACGGCAGTTTACGGCCTGCCAGAGCTCTTTCGGTCGTCGATCAAAAAAGCCACTCTCATCGCGAACCCCGGCTGCTATCCAACCAGCGCCATCCTGGCGCTAGCGCCATTGCTCAAGGCCGGAGTGATCGAAAAGGAAGACATCCTGATCGATTCCAAAAGCGGCGTTTCTGGCGCCGGCCGCACGCCCAAGCTGACGACGCTTTTTCCCGAATGCAACGAAAGCGTCTCGGCGTACAACATCGGACGCCATCGCCACACGCCCGAAATCGAGCAAATCCTGTCGACGGCCAGCGGCCAACCGATCGAGGTGATTTTCACACCGCACTTGATTCCGATGGATCGCGGCATTCTGACGACAGCTTATTCCAAGCCTCGATCGGGCGTCACCGAGGAAAAGATTCTCGACACACTACGAGAGTTTTATGCTGCCGAGCCATTCGTTCGCGTAGTCGACCACCTGCCGGGCACCAAGGATACCGTCGACACAAATTATTGCGACATCACGGCCCGCATCGTGCGCGGGCGTGTGATCACGATCAGCGTGCTCGACAATTTGATCAAAGGGGCTGCCGGCGCTGCCGTGCAGAACTTCAATCTTCTCTACGGCTATCCAGAGCACACGGCCCTGTAA